The genomic segment CCTTGcaccctagagcccctgctccgcAACGAGAAGCCATCGCGATGAGAGGCCCTCATGCAacagctagagagtggcccctgctcgccacaactagagaaaagcccttgcagcaatgaaaacccagaacagccaaaaataaataaatacaataaaattattttttaaaaagaaaaaagaactccgTGTGACCTCAGCCAGTTCACTCCATCCTCTGGGTCTCTGCTCTGAAAATTGAGGCTAAAACCCTCCCGAGAGCTCATGGGGCTGCAAGGATTCAAGAGACAGAGCTCATGGCGCTTtgagcagtgcctggcatgtaatgGCATCACAATAGTTCCTATTATTATACACTCCATCTCTGCCAAGGCCAGAACCGCCTGCATCAGTCTGCAGGCATCTGCTGGCTTCTATACCAGGTCTGAGAAGCTTGTATGACTCAGTGGGAACCACGCTTACTCCCAGAACAAGCTCACCTCGGCAACTTGCGACACCTCCTCCCATTGGCTTTGCTGGTTTATCTGCCCTACTTGGATATTCAGACATGGGTGGTTGTCTGCAACCCCTTGGAATAAAGGGCCCCAGATTATGGCACGAGGTCTTTCCCCTCCAGAGCCAGAACTTGTTTTTGAGGAGTCTCCCATCTCGCTCCCTGGGAACCTCTAAATGTTTCAGATCTCATTCACCATCACAATTAAGTTATTCATCATCATCAAGAATAACAGGTACACCAATAAAAGTTTCACACGAGTTAACATTTGGTGCCTGTTAACTCGTTTAATCCTTGATGCAACCTGATGAGGGGGGTgatgagttgctaagttgtgtccaactctttgccaccccatggactgtagcctgccaggctcctctgtctatgggatttctcaggcaagaatactggagtgggttgccatgtccttctccaggggatcttcccgacacaggaatcgaacctgtgtctcctgcctggcaggtggattctttaccactgcacccatGGGTGCTCATAGCATCTCCATTGTTTTCAGATCAGAAGCTCACAGAGAGGTGAAGGTGTGTGGAGGTGGCAGGTGGCTGGTTACTGGGTCAGGAATACTCTGAATCAGCTTGCCATACACCTGGGCCATAGTCACTCAGTGGTGAAGGGCAAGGATTCTGCAGCCAGGCAGCCCACATTCAAAAATCCCAACAGTGAGGACTGGGTAcatttcttcctctctgtgggtctcagtttcctcctctatcAAATGGGGATGATGACTGAGCTTGTCTCATAGGGCTGTGGTGAGAATTAATTAACATGTGTAAAGTGCTTAGAGACACTCCACAAATGTAAATAAGTctggactgtttttttttttaattagcagttTCATTCAATCTTTAAAACTGCTAATTAAACTGAATGTCTTCTTTCTGGCCTTTAGGGACGAAATGGGCACAATCAACTAAAAGCTGAAAGATGAGGACCTCTGGCCTGGCACAGCTAGAGATGAACCCTCATCCTGTCCTATTTCAAGGCTGGTGTCACCCAGGAAGGGAGCTGACACTGGAGTGATGTCGCTGAAtgttgaatggatgaacaaagaaatgaaggagaacagaaaaaggaaacaaggGACAGGCGAAAATGttacagagaaatagaaagaacAGAGGGcacagaaggaaagagaggaaacacAAAGAAGTACATTGTTTAATGTCCAGTCTTCCCCACTGAAtgaggggcagggcctggggctaTCTCAGTCGCCGCCGGGTCCCCAGCACTGGGCTGGGCCCTGTGCAGAAGTCAGTGTATGTGACCCTTCACTTCTGGCATGGAGCCTCCCACAGATGCCAACTATGTGCCCTACGTGAACAAGGTCCAATTACCTGAGGGCACCAAGCAGATTCTTCTAGAAGGAACCAGCCAAGTGagttacctgtttttttttttaatttaacctgAGTACAGGGTGAAGTTGTGCCTGAAGAATCACAGGACAGAGCCCAGGGGGACCTCAACTGATGGAAAATGAGGGGGGAGGGAAATTCCAGAAAGCAGACAGTCAGAGAGGGGAGCCCCAGATTCTGTGTATGAGCTCTGCCCAAATCTCTATAACAAGAGATCCCATGAACCAGACCTACAGCCCAGCAAAGAGATTTAAAAACTGACATCAACTTAGCTGCTAAAACAGGAAATCCAGCACTCTGGAATTATGTAATAGGATCTAGAATTTCCACATCATTTTCTCCCATAGTCCAACATCCAGGATACATGCAATCCAACCTTactccaaaaacaaagaaacaggaaaatgagacccttttttttttttttttcaagagaaaagGTAATAAACAGAGATTGACCCCCAAGGCGGCCCCGATGTTGGGATCAGGAGACAGGATTTTAAAAACAGCCATTGTAACCATGCTGAAtgacacaaagaaaaatatgattGCGACGAATAAAAAGATATGAAActtcagcagaagaatggaaactataaaaaaaaaagtggaaactaCGATATAGGCATATCTCATGTTACTGCGCTCTGCAATATTGGTTTTTTTAcaccttgaaattaaaaaaaaaaaaatcactagatgGGTTTAACAGCAGAAGAGAGATGACAAAGGAGACGATGAACCTGACCGATGGAAATTATCCAACCTGAAGAATAGACTTGTGGGACAATCAAAAGACCcaacagacagaaaatcagttcATGTAGGTTCAAAATTAATTGCACAAAAGcatgtatttaagaaaaaaaggttttggccacttcatgtgcagctggcaggatcttagttcgccaaccagggactgaacctgggcccctgcagtgaaagcaccaaatcctaacaCTGGACTGATAGGGAAATCCCCAGAAAGCATGTAATTATCACAACACATTTTATTGACACACACTAAAAAGACTGAGAGGTCAAGGGCCTTGATCAAGGCCATAGATTCAGCGTGAAAACCCAGACTTTAGAGCCCGTGATCCTGTCTTTTGTTGGACTAATTTCTACATTTGAAAATGATTTAAGCAGACCTTCCCCAagtaagagcttccctggtggctcagacggtaaagcgtctgtctacaatgtgggagacctggctttgatccctgggtcgggaagattccctggagaaggaaatggcaacccactccagtattcttgcctagaaaatcccatggacagaggagcctggtctccatggggttgcaaagagtcggacacgactgagtgacttcactttctttcactttccccaagtaaaaggtggcgctagtggtaaagaacctgcctgccaatgcaggagacatatgagacatgggttcaatccctgggtcaggaagatcccctggagaaaggcacagccactcactccagtattctttcctggagaatccccatggacagaggagcctggtgggctacagtccatgggttgcaaagagtcggacaactgaagcgacttagcatgcatacaaagCAGAATTTAGAAGCTGCTTAAAACCCTAATTATGAAGCATTATTCTATTCCCAGGAGCAGGGGAGACTGGCAGGGGTGGGTGTGGAGAGCAGCTGGTACCTGAAGTGAACATTTTTCCTGCACCAGAGATCACCACCACACGACAGTCAGAGTCTTCTGCAATCTTGTTGAAGCATACCACCATCTCTCTGCGGagggggaaaggaggaagggcTGTGTCGGGGTGGGAATCCCCTGCCCTCAGGCCCTCCCCTGCCCAGTCCCTCAGCCCCTGCCTCCTCGTGCAGGCAGGCCTCCAGGATCTGCAGGCCAGACCTCCAGAAGGCCTTGTTCATGGCATTTCTCTTCTCAGGCCGGTTTAGTTGCACATGCAGAACATGTTTCTGGGCAGCTGTCACCCGAAGGGACTCATAGCTGTGGCCTGGGGCTTCCTCTGGGGATGCTTTGGAGGCTTCCTCTTGTGCAGAGGCACTCATTGGGCGAAGGCTGAGACCCAGGTTGGTGGAGGCTGTCAGTCCTGGGGAGACAGAGGTAAGAAGTGCTTTTGATGACCCTGAATATGGGGCACAACACCTTCAAGAGCAGAGGGTACACATCTCAGTTGACACTAGGTTGGGGGACACACGCCTATGAGAGGCCTTGGTTTAGGGGATATAGACTTtaagatgggcttccctagtggctcactcggtaaagaatctgcctgcaatgcaggaggaccgGGTTCCACCGCCttgattaggaagatcccctggaaaagaaaatggcaacccactcctgttttcttgcctgggaaatcccatggacagaggagcctggaaggctacagtccatggtgtcacaagagccAGATGCCATGGAGTGATTAAagcaccaccaccgccaccagaGTTTAAGATTCAGGTGCATTTATCAGTGGCCTCAGTCTGAGGATCACTTCAGACGCACAATTGtggtgcacgctaagttgcttcagtcgtgtctgactctttgcaacccctctgGGCCATAgcccgttaggctcctctgtccatgggattctccaggcaagaataatggagtgggttgctgtgcccttcttcaggggatcttcccgacccgggaatggaacccgtgtcttttagtctcctgcattggcaggcaggttcttaaccactagcgccacccagaAAGCCCTGTGATCGTGGTACTCACTCCAGACTGAGTACACTGAGCTTGTCAGCGGCCCAACTGGAAGCCAGAAGCCCTCTGGATGGGGGCACATAGACCCGAGTTTAATAAGGGGTTCGAACCCTGGGCTGGACAGGCCTCTCCGTCCAACTGTCGCGATGACAGGACGACAGCTCAACGGACCCCTCAAAGATCAAGAGGTGACTTACGCCGGGTAAGCAAGTCGCGGAATCGCCGAAAAGCCGCAAACGCTGCCGCCATCGCTACTGACTGGTGGAGTAACGCGACGGGAGCAAGCTAATGGGGGCGGGGACAAGAGGCCGCCATGTTTGGTGAGGGCATCGAAGCCGCAGGCTGACGGCGGAGACGGTTCCCCTTTCCGCCATCTTTATCAAGGGCAACCGGAAACAGTCTTCTAAATCCGCCGGCCATTAGAGTGATTTGACGTGAAACTTTTAATCCACTAGGAACCTGGCCTAAGAAAATAGTTCACACTGCTTTTGAACATTCTGTACAAAGTTCATCACAGCTGTTTCATAAAGGAGAAACTGGAGACAACTGAATGTCCACGGGCATAATGGCGAAATAACTGCCGACCTCCCAAGTTTGCAATCATGCCTTTGTAccatagccaggagaaatatcaataacctcagatatgcagataacaccacccttatggcagaaagtgaagaggaactaaaaagcttcttgatgaaagtgaaacagagtgaaaaaattggctttaagcttaacgttcagaaaactaagatcatggcatctggtcccatcacttcatggcaaatagatgggaaaactggaaacagtgtcagactttattttctggggctccaaaatcactgcagatggtgactgcagccatgaaattaaaagacgcttactccttggaaggaaagttatgaccaacctagatatgtattcaaaagcagagacattactttgccaacataggtccgtctagtcaaggctatggtttttccagtgatcatgtatggatgtgagagttggactgtgaagaaggccaagcaccaaagaattaatgcttttgaactgtggtgttggagaagactcttgagagtcccttggactggaaggaggtccaaccagtccatcctaaaggagatcagtcctgggtgttcattggaaggactggtgctgaagctgaagctccaatactttggccacctcaggtgaagagctgactcattggaaaagaccctgatgctgggagggattgggggcaggagaaggggacaacagaggatgagatggctggatggcatcactgacttgatggacgtgagtctgagtgaactccgggagttggtgatggacagggaggcctggcgtgctgcaattcatggggtcgcaaagagttggacactactgagtgactgaactaaaaaggaaaaaatagttcCCACCAGTTATCCACATAAGGGAATGTGAATACAGACGGCCCAACGTTAAACTCTGTGTAATCTGAGTTGCCCCACCACACCCaaagaacccagttctcctgcactgcaggagttcctaactgactgagccaccagggaagcccatcttcaCGTCTATCTCCCTAAACCAAGGCCCCTCGTAGGCTGCTGGGGGCGGGGGTCTTACTGTTACATCTACCTCCTCACTTGCTCCGGGTCTATTTTACATTTGTATGCAGAAAAAACTGGCTGGGGAGAAGTCACTAGTTCAAGATCTCTGAGCTTCAGGAGTGCTAGAGGGGATTTATATGTACAGTAAGTACACGTTGAAACTtctttcaaaagtaaaaatgacTTTGGAAAAAGCTAGTTAACCCTagagtattaaaaaaacaaagccaaactggggcttccctgggtgtccagtggtaaagaatccgccctgcTATGCAAGGGACAGGTTGGATCAGTGGTCAGGTTAGATTCCACACGctatggagcaaccaagcccctgGGCCACTATTTCTGAGCCAGCACtctaaagccttttttttttttttaagtgctattGAAGTGCTTAAGTATGCTCTTGTAGGAGGTGAACAGGTGTCCCTGACacatgggattggaatgaatcttttgctgtctttctcctcttttggCTGCACCCTTGACTTGCTAGCTAAGTCCCATTTTGCCTTCTTCACGTGTCAGATGGTAAAGCTCTTTTGGAAGACAGAGAACTGTTTGGTTATCTGGAACTACTAAGCAGGTACCAAGATTTGAGAGAAATTTAAAGAGGTAGTACACTTAGTTAGGTTGGTATAAAGACAGTTGTGAAACAATTGAAGGCCGAAGGGGGTTGAcaggacgagatgattggatggcatcactgactcaatggacgtgagtttgagtaaacttatGCACAGGCTACCTAGGAAATATAACGTgggatgaaagctgagtgcccctCGGAGTCAGGGTAGGTAAATTTACTTTTTACCCAAGTAGCTTAAAACCTAGTAGATTTTGTAAGTTATGGCTGCCAAGTGACTGTAGTTTCTTTGTTTAGAGGTTCTCAAGTTTCAACCCTGATGAAGCAGTTTATCTGATGTCACTTGACTTCAGTAGATACTGTTTAAAAACTCTACAGGAAATCCCCAAAGTGGTGATACACATCCAAGTGGGGGATACACGTACACGAGGCACTGGACTTTGTTCCCACTCACTGCTATCAGGGAATATCAACAGTAATTGAACATACCctttaatccagcaattccactgctaggAATTTACTTCTAGATCAGTATCAGAGAAGTTGCTTAAGAAGTTTGTGTAAAGATACACATCACAGTACTGTTTGCAAAACCAAATAATCGGAAATTACCTTCAGGACCAAGTAAACTATGACACATCCACACATTAGGAGTAAAGATAAGAAGGTTGCCCCGCATGTGATAGGAGATCACTGTACAGTACAATGCATTTTGTTACAAGACACACAAATTGGAAAACTTCCCTTGTagacaaaaaaaaagactcagaattCCCAGCATGATCCCCAAGCCACAGCTCTGGCCCACACTGCTCCTCGGAGCTGGGTCCGTCCCTCTGGAGGCTGCAGCTGTTCCTAGCCATCCTGCCTGCCTTCAGAAGACTGAGTGGGAGGAAGCAGACACACCCCAGAATCCCAGAAAGTGACCTTTATTTTCCAAACAATTTTATTGAAATGTGCCAAGAGTACATGGGCAGCACAAATgtatgaacaggaaaaaaaaaaaaaaatcacatgtacaataatttttaaaaagtgaaggttAATCTTGGGAGATATCagttccccttcccctccccctttaGACTTTCAGCCAGTCCATTATGGTTAAAGCCTCTACTAAACtagcatttaaaaaaaggaatacagGAACatttgcagaaaagaaaaaagaaacaaaacagcataaaagaaagaaatgttttcctgCTCAGATGGGACTCTTCTTAGGCACCTAATTAGGAGGCGTGCTGAGCGGTGGAGAAACACAACTTCAGAGTGTACGGGTATggcccatctgtaagagagagagccACATGACTGGGCCCCTTTCTGgagcctccccactccccacgtTTCCCTGGTTTTGCCCACATCTTTTTCTGCAATTCGGGGGTCTAACTCATCCTTGCCAGTTCTGAGATTCAAAAACAAGCCAAATCCACAAGGCATTCCTCCTTCTGTTCCTTAACTGCAAGGAGGAGCCCATTCCCAGCTCTTTAGCTGGTGCATGAGGATAGGCCTGACCAGGAACTGGGTAGGTGAATTTTACCTGCTGGCTAGTACACCCCCGCTTTTCCTGGGTATTATGTGAGCCAGCCTCTGACGCACACAGAATGCCAGCTCCCTGGAGAACAAGCCTAAGCAACTCCCAAGCTGGCAGAGTGGGTGGCTGCAAGCGGCTAGGCTGGCCCTCCCATGTGGAACAGCAGGCTGCTCTCCTGGCGACCAGGTCCCACCTGCCTGTGTCAGCGACAAGGAGGAAATCTCTGGGGCCCTGTCTTGACGGTAGGAAGGACGGCTCTGGCCGGAAGCCAGCCAACCCACTAGGCCACAAGGGGGATGACTGCAGGACACACAGATACTTACTTGGGTTTTTCATCTGGTAATGGTTCAGGAAACCCAGAGTCTCCAGGGCATCACTCTTGGATTCCCACTCCAGCAGTCCAGAGGAGCTGCGTTCACCTGATGGGAAAATGAAGGTTTTAGGCTGATCTGAGTAGGAGCCAGGGAGCTGCCTGTGTACAACCAGGGAACGGTGGAGGTAGGTGGGGCATTTCACTCACTTTTGCCTGAGAATACTTTCACAGAAGATGGCCGCTTCACTCCCAACTCATCGCAGATCTGcaacagagagaaaacagactCAGGAACACAGGAAGTGCCACACGGTGGAGTGCAAGCCCACAACCAAATACCTGCATTTTTCTGGACAAGGAGTTGCTAAGCTTTTCTCACACTCTAAGGTATCCCTATGATTCCCCTCCCCAAAGACTGAAGTATTAACACTCTATTATGTTGTCAAACACTggaaaactgctttttaaatttcccaTCTTCAGCTGTAATTTGGGTGTGTTGCAGGTACTAGgtaaatgtttgctgaactgaatagcaacacCTCAGACCAGAGTAAGGCCCAAAGTCCAAATCAGCAGTCAGACTCCCACCCTTCCCTGAAACTACCTGGTTCCCGAGGGCACTGTAATGAGACCCTCCCTTCTCATGTCATCTAGACCCCAGAGGGCCTGACAGCGAGGATGTTTTAAGACTGGGCTCCAATCACCAACCTACCATCTAGACAAGGAAGAATCCCTCGAAGCAGATGAGCAGCCCCTCTACCTTGCCGAAGATGCAGAGAGCACAGCAGACTCCACTGCTGCTAGGTGCCGTTCTGAGCCTTTCTTGGTCCCTGACACGTGCCCAGCACCCTACCCAGAGCCCCAAAGAGTGCGAGCTCAATAGAgatttgttaaaaaattaaaaaagaaaacggaTGGCCTCCTCAGATGGCTGTGCTGAGGGATCAACTCTGCAGCACCCACCTCAAAGAAGTTCTCTTCAGTCACCTCCAGAGGGGCATTGAAGAAGTGCAGCACGTTGCTAGGGTGCTGGATGCGGTTCTTGGCTGCCTGCTCTGGAGTGGAGAACCGGTTGTTCCTTGATTCACTGAAGTCTTTGTAACTGCAGGACCCGTCTTCTAGCCCATATGACTGACCGGGCATGATAGCTGGTTGCTTGGAGACACTGACAGACAGAAGCGGAGCCCCGTCAGACCTCAAGCTGTCCCCCACCTgctactgtggctttcccatctgACAGCACTGTGTGCCTCGCAGGGCCCTGCTCCACAGCGAAGAGAGGCTAACAGACACTTCCAGCACACCCAATGCCAGCCTGGCTAAGCACCTGGCTGCTCTGTGCGCCTCTGACCCCTGTCCAGAGTGGGCTCCATTGCCCTTCCCCTCTCAGTCCCTCTCCACACCTCCCAAGCCCAGAGACTGGGTATCTACCAGACATTCAGCTTCTGCCCAAACATGAAGTTGTTGTTGAGGTGAGTGATGGCCCGGTCCACAGCATAGCCATCCGCCATCTCCACCATGGCAGCCCCCGGCTTGCTTTTCATGAATTTCACCTTGAGAAGAGCAGTCAGAGTCAGCACTACTGGCCAGGTACCAGAGACCCCTCTCCTGACCCTTCCTAGTTAGTTAAAAGCAAGTCAACTCCTGCTCTGGATCTAGGCTTCTACCTCACTTGTTAAGACAGGTGGACAGAGACACTGGCCTGGTCCACagcaagtcaagtcaagtcaagtcaagtcactcagtcgtgtccgactctttgtgaccccatggactgcagcccaccaggctcctcagtccatgggattctccaggcaagaatactggcgtgggttgccatttccttctccaggggatcttcccaacccagggatcgaacccgggtctcctgcattggaggcagacgctttaacctctgagccaccagggaagcaagtgcTGAGCCCAAGTTGGGCAGCAGAGACTCACTCGGCACTATTTCCCTAATGGCAAGACCCAACCCATGAATGGGTCATTTAATGAAGCACAACAGAAAAGCGGCCACAGGGGGTAAAAAGCACCTACTCCCATCAACACAGAATATGTACAAATACTGGGTTGTGGTTGTTATACAAACACTGAAAACAGTAGTATCAGCTAGAAGTCCTGCTTCCACATAAAGGCATGTGAACCTGGACAAGTTATCTGCTACCCCCGATGCTTTCAATTCCCCTGCTTGTCTCATTAAGGATTCTTATAATGAATTTAAGCAACTCACAGCACCTTTAACAGCATCCTGATACAGCAAGAATATTTGACATGTGctagcactggagaaggaaatggcaacccactccagtgttcttgcctggagaatcccagggacagtggagcctgatgggctgccgtctatggggtcgcacagagtcagacacgactgaagcaacttggcagcagtagcagcagcagcagctgctgataTTAACAACAGGCTAGGTCAGGGGCTGCAAAGCAAAAGGCTTTCAGGACCCAGATGGGTTTGACAGCAGAAACAACCTAGTCTGAGGTCGGCAGTCACCAGGCAGCCCCAGTCACCTGTTACCCCTGGTAAGGCAGAGGGCTCCGTGTTGCTGTTACCACCTGAAGTGTTCCAGAGAAAATCCTATTACCCTCCCTGGACCTGCTTGCTTCTAAAGAGGCTCCTGCCCACTCTTTGCTCACTGAGGGGTCAGAGGATCAGAGCCTCCCTTGGGCCTGTCAGGTCTATTAGGAAAGCAGCGGTCCTAGCAGAAGCTCACCTTCTCCACATTGCCATACAAGCAGAAGACATTGAAGACACGGTCACAGTTCATCTTAGATTGATCCAAGCCATAGACCATGAGCACAGGGCTGTCGGCGTGGGGGCCATACtcgggtggtgggggagggggtggggggtgcccatACTGGGGGCCGTAGCGACTTGGGCCCCGGCGGTGACCCCCCACTGGTGGGCCCATCCTTCTCCCTTCGTAGTGAGGTGGGGGGGGCCCGTAGCCCTCATCATGGTAATGGCTGTGGTACCCACCGTGGGGCCCTCCTGGGGggtgggaaggaaagagagggaggacGGGTGAGAATTTGCGTGTCGGGCGGCGGGCAGGGGCACATGAGCCACGGGAGTCCACGGAGGGGAACCCCCTGCCCTCACCATATTCTGCGGGGTGATCTCCCAGTAGAGGGGGCTGCCTCTGGCGTTTGTTAGGGTTGCTGCCAGGGTCACCTGTAGACAGAGAGAACAATCAGAGGCTGACTCTGAAATGGGCATCTCCCTCCCTCCTGACTGCAGGGCATAGTCTCAATGTCCCTTGGCTCCTGAGGGCCTGGGCACCAGCCTTCCCTTCCTCAAAAGGGTTACTGGGACGTCCTTCCCAGGGCCAGATCCAGGGTGGGCATGAAGCCCGGGTCTCAAGGCTGGAGCCCactgtccctcccccacccctgcccactgcAAGCAGGTTGCTTTCCTTTCTCAGTGAAGGATGAAGCCAGATTCTGGACTTCTCACTTCCCAGAGCTCTGACAGGAGGTCAGCTCTTGGGCGCTCTGGGGAACTTGCAGCCACTACGGAAGTTGACTGGGGGCCAGGAACAGCTTTCTAAAATAACTCCCCAAAATGGCAAAGGAGTTAAGAGCCATAAAGTAACTCAGGGAGGAGCAGAAAGGTAAAATCGGGCCCTTGAAGCCCCAAGGTTCTACAAGCGCTAGGGCCGCTCTCTAGAGATGATTTTCTCAAATCTGGTCCCAGCCACCCTCCCCCCTCGTCATGTTCACCCCAAGGAGAGGGACTGTAGGAAAGGACAAAACAGGGCATCATCAGAACCAATTCAAATGAGCATCATGTACAGGCATCAACAGTCTCAAGACAATGGCGCAGatccaccctgccccacccccagctacAGTTCATAATCGCTACCTTAACTTAGCACTTCAAATGGCAGACACGGTGCTAAGCGCTTTACAGACAGACGACATTGTTTCTTAaattcctcacaacaaccctatgaggtaggtactaatGTTTttgccccatttcacagataaggataATGAGCACTTAGTTTTTAACTGAGCAGTTAAGACACTgtggcccaaggtcacaaagcaagTTAGTGACTGAgccgggatttgaacccaggcctggcTGACTCCAAAAACCCAGGGCTTGGGGCCACTGCCCTTTCCTGCCACCCGGCCTGGGTTTTGTTTTCCAACAGTCATTACAAAGATGGGAAAGGGCTACTTACAGCAGAAGTACAGAGTACAATATCCATTTGTCACAAAAAACAAATCTGTATTTTCTCTTACCATTGGACGCTTCAACAGTGAGTTAGCACAGTTCTGAAAGATGGCGTCCCACCAAACATACACTGCGACCCTGCATCACATGGTTTTACAGTCATAAATACAAGTTACGGTACACATccgctacaattttttttttttttaagaattgttttAAAAGTCAATGTCTCGATTAAGTCAAAAATGGCTCACAGATGTTCTGTCCTCAGAAGATACcagaaaagtggaaaataaaGGTGTATGCAGTGGGTAGTGTCCCTCCGTGTTGTCACTCCTCACAGTGTGCTGCAGTGCGGTGCTGCTGGCTGTGTAGCTCCGTGTGCGTGTCTCCTGGTTGTAAGGTGTGCCAGTGGCCCCACTACGCCCGCACTTTTGGCCTTGGGAGCGCGCCTGGTTACCCGCCAGCAGGTAACTGTGTACCTCTGA from the Capra hircus breed San Clemente chromosome 18, ASM170441v1, whole genome shotgun sequence genome contains:
- the HNRNPL gene encoding heterogeneous nuclear ribonucleoprotein L isoform X2, with product MPKKRQALVEFEDVLGACNAVNYAADNQIYIAGHPAFVNYSTSQKISRPGDSDDSRSVNSVLLFTILNPIYSITTDVLYTICNPCGPVQRIVIFRKNGVQAMVEFDSVQSAQRAKASLNGADIYSGCCTLKIEYAKPTRLNVFKNDQDTWDYTNPNLSGQGDPGSNPNKRQRQPPLLGDHPAEYGGPHGGYHSHYHDEGYGPPPPHYEGRRMGPPVGGHRRGPSRYGPQYGHPPPPPPPPEYGPHADSPVLMVYGLDQSKMNCDRVFNVFCLYGNVEKVKFMKSKPGAAMVEMADGYAVDRAITHLNNNFMFGQKLNVCVSKQPAIMPGQSYGLEDGSCSYKDFSESRNNRFSTPEQAAKNRIQHPSNVLHFFNAPLEVTEENFFEICDELGVKRPSSVKVFSGKSERSSSGLLEWESKSDALETLGFLNHYQMKNPNGPYPYTLKLCFSTAQHAS
- the HNRNPL gene encoding heterogeneous nuclear ribonucleoprotein L isoform X1, whose product is MSRRLLPRAEKRRRRLEQRQQPDEQRRRSGAMVKMAAAGGGGGGGRYYGGGSEGGRAPKRLKTDNAGDQHGGGGGGGGGAGAAGGGGGENYDDPHKTPASPVVHIRGLIDGVVEADLVEALQEFGPISYVVVMPKKRQALVEFEDVLGACNAVNYAADNQIYIAGHPAFVNYSTSQKISRPGDSDDSRSVNSVLLFTILNPIYSITTDVLYTICNPCGPVQRIVIFRKNGVQAMVEFDSVQSAQRAKASLNGADIYSGCCTLKIEYAKPTRLNVFKNDQDTWDYTNPNLSGQGDPGSNPNKRQRQPPLLGDHPAEYGGPHGGYHSHYHDEGYGPPPPHYEGRRMGPPVGGHRRGPSRYGPQYGHPPPPPPPPEYGPHADSPVLMVYGLDQSKMNCDRVFNVFCLYGNVEKVKFMKSKPGAAMVEMADGYAVDRAITHLNNNFMFGQKLNVCVSKQPAIMPGQSYGLEDGSCSYKDFSESRNNRFSTPEQAAKNRIQHPSNVLHFFNAPLEVTEENFFEICDELGVKRPSSVKVFSGKSERSSSGLLEWESKSDALETLGFLNHYQMKNPNGPYPYTLKLCFSTAQHAS